AGTGGCTTATACAACTGACTTTTGGGCATTTTTTTGCAGACTGTTCACGTCTGCGTTTCTTCATGGCTTGTTTGTTGTCTTCCAGTCCTGTGTTGTGAAGCACAAGTAATTCTCTAGTCCAGTTTGTATAGCTCTCACAGACACTGCTGGTGCATCTTGTAGGGTTTTACACCTGCACTCTGCTAACACAAGAATGTGGTGAGGAGCTCTTATGGCAGCAGCTTATTTTGCATGTGGAGATTTATATTACAACAGAACATTCTCTATAGTATGTTCTTGTTGTCTTCATGGAGCATATTGGAAGAGACCCAGATGTGATACTGCTTCTTTTTAGCTAACCTGGTACAGAACAGGGCAACATTCCTCATTTAGTACTGCCTTTCACAGGCACTGGGCTGACTGGTGAGGTTTCTTACAGTTTCTTCTCAAAATCCTAATCAAGCCatctctttttgctttgtttgtatGAAAgtcacagcactgctgaaggttgcagaaaagaaaaacacatacaTTTCCAAAATACGTAAAGTTtctttcagcatattttttaactacatttttaaaaaaacacagcatttttgaATGACAAGGCTGTAAAGATTTCTGGAGTGTATTATTGTCATGCTGGACATGAGTGGAGCAGCAGATGTATTTCTCAGAAGAGGAGTCTGTGCAGGAACTATCTTTCAGTACCTAAGGTTTATaacataggaaaaataaaactaaacttttgttcatttgtggttgctgctattttaaaagtcattcaTGTACAGACGTGGGCAACAGCAGGTATCTCTCCTCTTGGACAACACTGAGATTTTGAAATACACAGCATTTTGAGACAAGATGATCAAGAGCAGGACTCCATGGAACTTggaactgcaaaaataattttcttttctacagtTTGGAGACAACAGTGAGAGGCAGATGCAAAGAATAAAACACACAGTCAAAGCAAAAAGTGCTGGTATGCTCATGATTTTCAATATCAAAATATTCTGTCATTCCTTTGATGGGGATCAGAGAAAGGACAGGAGACAGAAGTGAAGAAAGAAGACAAGGCAGTAGAGAAGATGCAggcaaggaaggcaggagaTGGACTGAATAGACTGCctgagcagagggagaggcCTGACACTGCTGGGAAGTACAGGGCAGAGAAGAATTGGTTAAAACTGGGCGAAGTCCTCCAATGTTCAGAGGTCCTCACTTTGGCCACCTTTGTGGCTACTCCCATGAGTCAATATTGTGCCTTTCCCCAGAGCCCTGGAAGGACGGAGACCATCTGTACCTGACAGTATGAAACACACCTGTTCAGAAATGATACACATTTACTTGACTTCCTGAGTTCCAGAGCCAGTCCTGCAAGTATATGTGTCAGAAAACACTAATTCCAACttccagcattttttctgaCTGTTGCCTGAAATCAGGTGTCTTTAGACTGATTAAGCAAAGACAAAGACTGGTTATATTTTAATTGGTCTAATTGGTTACATTTTAATTGGAGCATTTAACAAGTTGGTTACTTGTTactgaataaaaaaaccttcaactgaaaaaatacatgacACTTGTTCAGGTCAATTTTCTTATCATGTGAAGTGTTAGGCAAAAATACATCTTGAAAAGTGATCCTTGGAGACTCATAGTCCATATTATTGTTTACAAATCAAATAACCATGCATTGTTGGATTGATTAATAACCATCAACACCAGAGCAAAATAGTTACTGCTGCTGTCCTCAAACAATGCTCCTCTTTACAAGCTACCTCTCACTTCCAAACCAACTGGGGTTGGGACTCTTCCAGACACTGAAGACACACAGCATCCTAGCCTTGGGACCTGCCGAGTGCAGCCACTCACCAGGAGAAGGAATTTTCCTCTAAGCTATTTGAATAACTTATGAAAGCCTTTTAACAGAACCATCCTGGAGACTGCTAGATAAAGACACTCTTTAAGAATTATGGATAAAagatgtaatttatttattttacagtcaGTATTAAAAGCTGACATTCAACCCTTCTAGCGTCTACCATACATTATAGGGACACAGACTTGAACTTTCAGACAATGACCACTGCTCTTAAAGTGTTGACTGATTCCATAATTCAAGAATTGAAGGTACAGGCTTAGTGAGGCTTGGTAAAGCCAGGCGTCAGGAGGCTTTGCTGCAATGAGGCTCAAAGTAGTAGTCAGgaacttttcctttaaatgtgATAAATGATTACTCAACCTATGACTTGGGGACCCCAAGCCAGTCCACTCTAGTTTGTGCCAGTCCCTGGACTTTGGCTTCCATCGGTGCCTTTTTTATTGTCCTTTACTCATACCCTGCAGCTTGTACTGtctgtcagctgctgctggagcttctCTTCCCTAGTGACCTGGCATGAATGCACAGCTTGCCAAAATTATCCAGTTTCATCAGTAACCAACACAACAATGACAAACCAAATAGCAAGAACTTTGTGACACACCAAAGGGAGTGTAAACACTgagaaagtaaatgaaatgACATGTTGAAATATTATCTTAGGCTCCTCTTTCCCTATATATAGAGTGACTTTTTCCAAAGTAACCAAAGAAAGCGTCAGGAAACACCTAGTCTGCAAGAGGAGATTACTACCTTTGCATGCAAGTTGGTATATgcttatctttttcttttccccaaataGAATTTTTACAGtacatgtgggttttttcctttcagctatTCTAAAAGACCTGTTGCATAAATtaagtacagaaagaaaaataaatctgaatcaGACGTGGTTAAAATAATACTATGAGGCTATATCTGAAAgatatcaaatatattttaaggaattatttttaaaaagcaaataaaaatggatttaggagcacatttatatttaatgtCTGATACATAACAGTGGAAGACAAACCAAAGGAGTTCAGagcacagcaacaaaaaaaccctacattaTTAGATAGATGGAGGATGGCTGGAAACCTGAAAAAGTTCTCCACAATAAAAGAGTTATGGGTAACAAAGTATCTCAAAGATGTAAACACTGAAGGGTGGAAAACAATCCTTTCCAGTCAAGGAAGTATAGGAACAGACaccaaaaaaagataaaacaaaattttttttaaaaaagcaattttaggaTGAATATTAAGTTAAAAAATCTTTGTGAATTTGAAATCTGTTAGACTGGAAAAGTCACTCAAGAGatgcaacaaaaaaatcaagcagtGGTGTTACAGTACAGTATGGGGATGAGACGGATAAATTTGCTGCAGATGTGATATTAAATTTGCACTTAGAATAGGACTTACTGATTTTCTTGCTGATGGGGAGTTTTGTGCTGATGTGTGGCATTTTTTGTAGCATGAAAGGTAGTAAGGATGTCTAGTAGTAGAGATTGTGAATCTCATTTATTTCTTGTGCTTTGACAAATGGGAGATTGCTGTCATGTGCCAAATACCAAATTTATTCAAAGCTGATTCCTTTGAAGCCAACAGTGTTGCAACATGGGTAAATTTGACGCCTGTTCAAGCAATAGCATTCATCTGATTAGTAATCAGATTGTAAATGTTTGGCAGTCATTGTCCAGCATTGCCTTTGAATATGAGCTGTTCTACAGATAGAAGTGCAGCATCATGCTGTCATTGCTGGACAGAATACCACTAGGACACTCCATAACAGAGAGCAGTGGGTGTGGAAGGGATGCACTATGCATGTATCACAGTACTGTATTTCGAGGGTATTCCTAAGCCTCCTATCAGATACAGTTCTAGAAAGGGTGAATAAACTATGAAACAAGGAATATCCTTCAATCCCCAAATATTTATTCAATCTCAGCCAAATCACTGAGCAAAATGTTCATTTAGTAGGCAAGGAAGAAGAGCGGGAGGAAAGACAAACAGATGGAAATCATGCACATAATGCTTGCACATTGCACCATGCTCCTGCAACTAGTTACCCTATGATAGTGCAGATTAACACAGCCAAAGCTGAAGACAAAAGCACTGAAGTGTGTAACTGGGCTCTGGGAGACAACTATGAGCTTTGTCTCTCCTCAAATTTGTCACTGTTCTGTGCTTTTAGTAGCTGTGGCCTTGTATTGCACTCTGCACTGGCTCCTTGGTCTCAGAGGAGGCAGGGGCGTGGCATTGCTCAAGCTGTTAAAAGAGTTCCTGGAGGTAAAACAGGACAGTTGGGGCCATGTCTGAATAGCTTTACCagctttgtttgctgtttttatttcttgccaGAAAATGAGCTACAATCTCTTCCTCCTGGCTTTTGTCCTGGGCATTGGTGGAGCTTTCCAGTATGGGTTGCAGGTCTCCATTATCAATTCTCCTGCTGAGGTAAGAATGGACAGCTCAAAAAACTGAGCTACCAGCATAGATTGCAATGTTCTCGTGCATTCCTGACTCTATATGCAATCACTAACTTTTTCACTTTTGCTCTCAAAACTAGACTTATTATGGTTACTTGGTTCTGAAGGGTAGCTGCTATTGCTGTAGTGTTTTGTGGAATTTTAACTTCTGTCTGGCGTGACAGAACTGGGAAAGGGGAGAATAAAATCTATGAAGTTGCCCACTTTCCACTCTACTGAGGAACACTCATAGGACATTCTTCTCTTACCAGTGCTCAGGGAGTCCTTTGTACCATTTGCTTGGCCACACACACCAGGTCTAAGTAACTGTAAGGTGAAATAGAACAGGGAATGACTGTACCTTTAGAGCTGAGGTCAGCACTAATACCTGCaggctgaaaaaggaaaattaggGGAGATGTGTGCCATCCTGAATGGTGCCAAAAACGTTGAACTCTTACCACATTGGGAAGCTTAATCAAGAATGAGAGTTGCATGGAGGTTATGAAAAGCAGGTCAGAGAGACCCCACAATGGGCCACGTTGAGGAACAAATCCTGATCTCACTGAATTCAGTTGAAGTCAAACCTGGATTTCACCGAAGGCATCAGACAGGATGCAGCAGGTAGACAAGAGAGACAAACAGATAAGTGGGAATGGTGGGGAAGATCGGGTAGCAAAACAGTCAGGATTTAGCACATAAACAGAAGACCAACCTGCTACTCTCTTAGTGACACACACAGTTGATATTTAATATTGATATATTTATTCACTGATTTATTCATTGCACCTTGTTGCTCAGACATTAACTCCAGGGTTGTTATTGGCAAAATTCCCTTTGATTTCACTGGGACTAAGATTTCAACCAAGGTGTCAATAGAAATGTATCTAAAAGACCAGTAAGCCAGTAAGAGAAGTAAAAAAGAGGTGCAATTATGCAAAAACATGTTGACTGAGTCCAttggtttctggttttcttttaaagtacaTCAAAAGTTTCATGCGTGAGACCTGGCTGAAGAGATACGGCTCCTTTCCCAATGAAGAAATGATTACTTTGATGTGGTCCTTTGTTGTGTCCATTTACAGCATTGGTGGGCTTCTAGGGTCCTTGTCTGCTGGATATTTGTCTGTTAGATTTGGAAGGTAGGAATAGTGATTATATTAGTCTTTCTGTTTACACCCACAACTGCAAAAATAAGTGACTGTCTTGGGAGTGGCACTGTGAGCAGCCCAGAGTGGCTTCAGATGAAGGATCAGttcagtgaagaaacagaatggCAAAATCTGCCAAtgaatacaaagaaaatcatACCCTCTCTCTTACAAATTCCTAAGAGAAATCACATGAGAAGTGCATGTGTTTTAAAGTGAATTTCACAGGCAACCACTCACAAAGCTTGTTCTTCAGTGTAGATATTGGCTCCACTGGAGGCATCAAATGCCTCAACTAGCTTATTAGTCTGTAACAAAGTTTTCCCATTCCCATTTCCCATTTACTTCACTGCAGCTGATCTCAGAAGCCGGCACAGAGTCTTTAACTATGGTACAATTCACGCCACTTCCGTCAGCCTGAGAATGACGCATGGACAGTATTTATGCTCACatcaatttaaataaattccaggaagaAGGCCATGCTGTTCACCAATatccctgctctgctgagtgCAACTCTGATGGGACTCAGTAGGTTGTGTGGATCCTTTGAGATGATCATTGCTGGAAGATTATTTTCTGGAGTGTGTGGAGGTAAATTAGCAGTCCTACCTATGATAATAATTATTTGGGAGAGCAGTGACTGAGGGTCACAAGGATTTACCAGACTGAGTCTAAAGATCACAGATTTTTACTAAACTTGCAGAGGGCCTGATTGctgaatacatttttaactaaataagaaaacacaaacataaTTAATCATGTGTGACATCTccatttctcattcttttaTCTTTACATTCAATCCATATAAAAAGTACTACCAACACATGAAAAAGCCAAAACATGCAATATTTCAGGGGAGCATGCTCACTCAATGGAAAGCTGACCTCTGTTGTTCCTGTTGCTGCTCATTGTGGCTGATACTGCCTTCCACATTACAGACAAGGGAATGGTTTTCAAGCTGGGCAATTCTAATTTCCAGATGCCTCAGAAGGTTACATTCTGTCAGTGTTTTTGATTGCTAGGCAGTTGGATAAAGATAATGttaaccagcaaaaaaaaattaagagaaagaataaatattaaGTAATTTACTGAGCAAATGGGATATATAGCATTTGttaacttttttgtttcaagCACAAAGTAAGGCACACATCATCCTGAGTAGATACTGAAATATATAATCTGATATTAAAGGGAGTAACAGCAATCCTGTATATGTGGCTAAGAGAAAACCAGTCTGCTGAAGAACAGATTTCCCAGGGGAACATACTTGCTTggtaaatatttagaaaagacACAAGGCCACAGTACTGGGAACATGCTTCATGTCAGGCAGACATGTATGCAGCACCGTTAAAAAAGTATCTCAGAGCCTAACCCTATATTCTTTGCCCATAGTGGTCCCCTTCAAAACACCAGACCTGTGGCAGTTTGAATTGCCCTAACAGTCATCTGTCACTACAGGTTTAGCTCTGAATATACATCTCATGTATGTTGGGGAATGTGCCCCACGGAAGCTCCGCGGGCTGATTACCATAACAGCTTCCACTTCTGTTGCTACTGGAAAATTTGCAGGATTTGCTCTGGGTCTCAGGTAAGGGGGTTTGAAAGATATTTAATTTATTGTGTTgttaaaatatatgcatatgtcAGTGCAAGCCTATGGATAAGCAAATCAGCAACTATTTTGAGACATGTTTTCAGAGCACTCTAGGCAGCCAGACTGAATTAGCTCAGCCCAAATTCCTGACTTAAGTGAATGGCAAACAGAAAtcacacaaaatatttaatccTGAAGAACTATCTTGCTTCCTAGCAAAGATAGatcaaaatacagattaaaaaaaccccttgatTTCAATGGGTTTGAAAGAAATCCATTTTTTGTAAGAGCtgacctttattttttattttttttaggaagagTAGGGAATATCAGATGCAACCAAACTTCCTTGAAAAGACACACAAACCGGCACACCCACCCATCAAACACACATGCAATACAAGAAAACTATGGTGGGTTTATTCCCCCCAGCACAGGCTCCTTCTGCCTGTCCTGTTCCAAAGATGGTCTATCCCGATCCCAGGGCACACCTTGTTCTGGCCACACCATTCTCAAAGCTGCAGGAAACCCAGCGGCTGCTATTTGGAGCAGTCAGCACCAGGCTGATAACCCATGGATCCTGTCTTAACTGTAAGTTGAGACTCTTTGGATCAGGAGCAAAGGGATCAGCCACCGCAAGTTCTTTCTTCAGCGCTCTGCCGGGACACTGTTAGTCCCTGCGGGCCTTCAGCTGTTGCAGGAGTTCGCAGGTAGCCTTGCTGCACTTACCGCTGAGCAACAGGTGGCAACAGCACTCTGCTCTTCGCTTCGCCTCCtattcagattttcatttttctgggtTGAGAAATGGCTGGAGACTCCTAGGTCTCTAGGGTACACACAGCAGGGCCGAGGGACcactctgtgtctgtgtgtgatCACATGGCCAGCACACACGGTTGCCCAGCTCCTCTtgctctgctggttttgtttcagagaaGTTCTCGGAGTAGATGCTCTCTGGCCTATTCTTATGGCAGTCAATGCACTTCCTGCCCTCGTTCAGCTTCTCAccctccccttcttcccagACTCTCCCCGCTACCTGCTCATTGACAAAAAGGACAAGGAGGGGTGCATGAAAGGTAAGAAAATGGACCACAAAGCATTGATTTTATCAAAAAGtgtaaaatacagtaaagcCTGGAAGAGAGGtacatctgggaaaaaaacttttaagacTTTTGGCTCTGAAACCACCTTCAACTTCAATGAAAGAcaaccttttctgttttgatattAGTGCTCTCTTGACACTAGTATTTCCCTTACCCTCTGCCAGGATCTTCTAAGGGACGTGATCACAGAGAGCTTGCGTTTCCATCAATACAGAATCTGCCCTGAACAGTCAGGGTGTGGATAGGAAACCTTCTGGTTCTGTGTAAGAAAGGGATGCTCTTTACTGTCATGCCATATCCATAAACATTCCAGTTCAGTAACTACTGACATAAACAGATAAACAGCCCTTGTGCATTTTCAACTATCAAAGGAGAGAACTTTTTAGATGGAGACCTATTTTTTAATGTAGGAGTCGTTTTCCTTGTCTGTGTTTTGGTGCTTGCACTATGACTGCACCTTTAGCAGGAGGGTATTTAGGGATGGATTAGTAAGAATCTAGGCATGATCTACAAGGAAACACTGTAAGCAGCTATTGGCCAAAGGTGAGGTCATGATTAAGATTCATGGGTAAAAATAGAGAGCAAAGAACTGGATCTGCGCCTAATCTGAACCCAGATCGCTATAAGTTCACACAGGGAAAGAGCCTGAATCTCAAATAAGACACTCTGCAAGGCAAGGAAGTAATCTTCTGAATTATACACATGTGCCTCTGAGCTTGGACCAGTAGtcatcttctcttttcctctccttacagctctgaagcagctctggggagacGGTGACCATATGGCTGAAATAAATGATATGATGGCAGAGCAAGAAGCCATCCGTGGGGAGAAGACTAAGAGTGTTTGTGATCTTTTTCTTGACAAAGCTGTCCGTTGGCAGCTCATCACGCTCTTCCTTGTCTCTTCATGCATGCAGTTAATTGGCGTCAATGTGGTATATGTGCTACTTCACTTTCTAGATCATTTACAGTTTCTTAGCAAAAAGTAAGCTTTGCAAGAGTAGTAAAATGCTGACTGCAACAGTGGCAGTAAGGAGGGGATCTGTTATTATGATCTTTTCCAATGGAAGTTTGTGGCCTGGGATAAGTTGAGAACTGTGTTTTAGCAAGTGTCAGCTGAAGGCTATGGAATACCCTGTTAAGAGAATGGAAGGAGATAAAATCAAATCTCATCTACAGAACAAGTAAAGAACAGCATAACCTCCTCTGGATCTCCAAACTCCAGAATGCACTGCCCAAAATTGTTCAGATATTTCAGTACAAACTAAGTCAGGTTTGTAATGTACACTAACAGTGCATTTCCATACTCTTACCTCTTTGAGTTTCTTTCTAAATCCCTTAACTTTGCATTTTCTCAGATTATAGACAATTACAAGATCCCAGTAATATATGTAACAATTACTGATATATACTCCCTAATatactttttctttggaaatgtcTGTGTTTCAGTAGATAGTATTAAGTATTGGAATAGTTATTGTATAAAATAAGCTTATAGTAAAAGCATAGAAGTTTCAAAATCCagattaattttgcaaattCAGAAAGACATCAAGATTCATAAGACCCCTTTCTACCCCTACTAGTGCCTCAATAACTGTATCACAAAGGGCCAGTAGAAACTGAGCATATTAATGATGGAATTTCTTGTGCTTTAGGAGTGCTTACATCCAGAAAAGTGACTATCAAAATCATTGCGAAGGCTTAAAGATGATGTAGAAAGATAATTTAAACTATTTGCTTAGTATGTACTGTCCACATTTCTGAATGCTCCTTATCCAAAGTACATGAAACACTAAAACATATGAAAGATGTCAGAATTATAACCTGTAACATAATACAAAGGCAGTGctaagagcaagaaaaaaaaaaaaaaaaaaaaaaagaaggaaaaggctgtATTTGTTACTGAGTTCAAGACAGAGCTGCTAGTAAAAGCTGTTCTGTGCAAATAAGCCTTGTGAAAACATTGTGGATCAGTTACTGAAATCAAGAATATGACTTTCTCTTTTGTTAAGGCTTGATTAATTACTTTCtgtcagaaaagacagaagctAGTGTAATCATGACCCCATGGGTACAGCCTTCACAAATTTCTATTCCTTCCAGGTTTACTTTTATGCCTACAATGTTTTTATAAAGGCTGGAATCCTCCCTGCTCAAACCCACTATGTCTCCCTGGGAGTTGGGATCACTGAGATCCTCACCACCGTTGCCTGTGTAAGTGACTTCAGCTGGATTTCATTCTGCTGTAATGTGTGGTTCATTTCAATCTTTAGAACTACTGTAAATGGAGCTTCAGGAATCAAACTCCTGCAACAAATCAACCATAGTACTTTGTACTGATGACACAAAATAATCTCCACACACTCTGCAAACATGGGCATTTATATTCAATTTACGGGAAGACAGGAGAGTCTATCCCCCAAAATCACAACCCAGCTGACAGCATGTGGTCCTGGTTGCAGGGTTTCCTAATTGAGCGTGCAGGGAGGAAGACACTGCTGTGGAAAAGCTACATTGTTATGGCCTTGGCTTTAGGGTTTCTCACAGTCACGCTTTCACTACAGGTAAGACTCCATTTGTGCATTAGAGCTGTGTCCTGTCTTCATGTTTTATTGCAAGGCAGATATCATTACTATTTCCTTCACCCCAAATAACTTTTTAGTGGGAGTAGAAGTATTTTGGGGGCTAACCATCATACCAACAGAGGTCTGTTCCCAGCCATGTACATGCAGATTAAAGCCAATAGCTTTATACAACCATGAATACTCCCAAGGCTATCTCATTGTGAAGTTTCTGAAAGTAGAGGAAGCAGATGTATGTTTAACATTGACATAATTAGCAGCAATGAATCTTTCTAATGGagctggataaaaaaaaatatgtttggttttatttacttttcattttctaccATAGGATTCCTTTTACTGGGTACCATATTGCTCTGTTGCActcatctttattttcatcATGAGCTTTGGCATTGGGCCAGGTTGGTATTTTCTACTGGGATGGTTTCACATACTCATTCCTTCCTCACTGCAGCCTCTAGGAGAGGTCCCAGGCATAACTGTTCCACAGTTAGCATTAATCCCTACTCCTGATTCAGTGCAGGGGTAGATGCTCCCCTCCATACTGTGGCAGCAGGTAAAACTTCATTTCATATTGCGTTCCTACATGCCTTTCTCCTGAAGGGCCAAGCAGCACCTCAAACACTTCCAGGTCAGTTAAAACCATTAACTTCTGTGGCAATATGAAGTGTGAGTTACAGAACCATCTTGCAAAATTtctaaacttctttttttctccattatttttttcagctgcagtatTATGCCCCTTggccacagaaatatttattcagtcATACAGACCAGCTGCTTATGTTTTTAATGGGGCTACAAACTGGATTCAACTCTTCATCCTTGGACTTTTGTTCCCTTTCATTGTGGTAAGCAAAATAGGGTGTTATGTTTCCATTCAGAGGGGGTTAGACCCTTCTTGAACTCAGAGCGTACTTCTCTTTTTCAACACTTCCTGCAAAGGTTATAGCCCAAACTAATCGCAGTTCTGATGGCCTTTCTTTTTACTCAGATAGCTAGTGAAAGCatagcaaaaccacaaaatgctGCTAACTCTACACACAGTTAGAGTGTGACACTGGCAAACACAGAAGCAGTGACAGAGGCACCAACACTGTCAGATGTCATTTGAAAATCATGAGGGGCGCCCTTCTTTTCCCGCCTTGTCCTTTAGGTGCATCTCCTTTGGGTTTAATGTGGAAAATGGGCAGTCCCAGACATCTCACCCAGCACTAGTAAGTAGCAGGAAACTAAAGTCTTTGGAGTACTGGAATGTGCAAGGAGGGACAGAGCTAACACACTA
This genomic interval from Falco peregrinus isolate bFalPer1 chromosome 2, bFalPer1.pri, whole genome shotgun sequence contains the following:
- the LOC101912025 gene encoding solute carrier family 2, facilitated glucose transporter member 11-like, encoding MQKMSYNLFLLAFVLGIGGAFQYGLQVSIINSPAEYIKSFMRETWLKRYGSFPNEEMITLMWSFVVSIYSIGGLLGSLSAGYLSVRFGRKKAMLFTNIPALLSATLMGLSRLCGSFEMIIAGRLFSGVCGGLALNIHLMYVGECAPRKLRGLITITASTSVATGKFAGFALGLREVLGVDALWPILMAVNALPALVQLLTLPFFPDSPRYLLIDKKDKEGCMKALKQLWGDGDHMAEINDMMAEQEAIRGEKTKSVCDLFLDKAVRWQLITLFLVSSCMQLIGVNVVYFYAYNVFIKAGILPAQTHYVSLGVGITEILTTVACGFLIERAGRKTLLWKSYIVMALALGFLTVTLSLQDSFYWVPYCSVALIFIFIMSFGIGPAAVLCPLATEIFIQSYRPAAYVFNGATNWIQLFILGLLFPFIVEGLGSFCFIIFLTYCLSMALFVFLVMPETKGKTMLEVMEEFNRLNYRGRKRQTALQQSNCSVMIATRL